The following are encoded in a window of Lacinutrix sp. WUR7 genomic DNA:
- a CDS encoding DUF389 domain-containing protein, which produces MSEENKFNFSEEENTAKENTAKENIAKEKAVEQSKKAVQDDAKGLLQSIKLFFSELLDFREDTDRDATIEAIKLDIPFKGATAWILICSIFVASVGLNANSTAVVIGAMLISPLMGPILGIGLSVAINDIDTLKKSLINFGVMILLSVLTAFLFFKFFPLQEQSSELLARTKPDIRDVLIAFFGGLALIIARTKRGTIASVIFGVAIATALMPPLCTVGYGLAYALNDNVSEGLQFASGAMYLFTINTIFIALATFLVLKVLRFPMLKYANSAKRKRISRLASFVAILVMIPAVLTFLNVLRESNFTNDAKRFISHELEALPNANYIKKNATYIYNPTETSTIELTTFGADEIPEATVAVLQQRFNNYNALKDVKLQVNQVKNRVVNNLEYMEELRTRDSLDMMSQQQKITYLEDKVRQLSKFEYDYIPFEELSQEVKINYETVEQFSYANVINSNFSKIDTLSVFTVKWNDSLTTPESRIKDKTKLESWLKLKLKLDTLVVKQK; this is translated from the coding sequence ATGAGCGAAGAAAATAAATTTAATTTTTCTGAAGAAGAAAATACAGCCAAAGAAAATACAGCTAAAGAAAACATAGCTAAAGAGAAAGCTGTAGAGCAATCTAAAAAAGCTGTACAAGATGATGCTAAAGGTTTATTGCAAAGTATAAAACTTTTTTTTAGCGAGCTTTTAGACTTTAGAGAAGACACCGATAGAGATGCAACTATTGAAGCTATAAAATTAGATATTCCATTTAAAGGAGCAACCGCTTGGATTTTAATTTGCTCCATTTTTGTGGCATCGGTTGGTTTAAATGCAAACTCAACAGCAGTTGTAATTGGAGCCATGTTAATTTCGCCATTAATGGGGCCAATTCTTGGTATCGGACTTTCAGTAGCGATTAATGATATCGACACCTTAAAAAAATCACTGATTAATTTTGGGGTAATGATTTTGTTAAGTGTACTTACCGCATTTTTATTCTTTAAGTTCTTTCCGTTACAAGAACAATCTTCCGAGTTATTAGCCAGAACTAAACCAGATATTAGGGATGTTTTAATAGCCTTTTTTGGAGGTCTTGCCTTAATTATTGCTAGAACAAAAAGAGGAACTATTGCCTCTGTTATTTTTGGTGTTGCCATTGCTACAGCATTAATGCCTCCTTTATGTACCGTTGGTTATGGATTGGCTTATGCTTTAAATGATAATGTTTCCGAAGGATTACAATTTGCTTCTGGTGCCATGTATTTGTTTACTATAAACACCATATTTATTGCTTTAGCAACGTTTTTAGTTCTTAAGGTACTTCGTTTTCCAATGCTTAAATATGCAAACTCTGCAAAACGTAAACGTATTTCTAGATTGGCTTCGTTTGTAGCTATTTTAGTAATGATTCCTGCAGTACTTACTTTTTTAAATGTATTACGTGAAAGTAATTTTACTAATGATGCAAAACGATTTATTTCCCATGAGCTAGAGGCATTACCTAATGCAAACTATATTAAAAAGAATGCTACTTATATTTATAATCCTACCGAAACTTCTACCATAGAGTTAACCACTTTTGGTGCAGATGAAATTCCGGAAGCTACCGTTGCCGTTTTACAACAACGTTTTAATAATTACAATGCTTTAAAAGATGTAAAATTACAAGTAAATCAAGTTAAAAATAGAGTGGTAAATAACCTGGAATATATGGAAGAATTGCGTACTCGCGATTCATTAGATATGATGTCTCAACAACAAAAAATTACATATTTAGAAGATAAGGTTAGACAATTATCTAAGTTTGAATATGATTATATTCCTTTTGAAGAATTAAGTCAAGAAGTGAAGATTAACTACGAAACTGTAGAACAATTTTCTTATGCAAATGTTATAAATTCTAACTTTTCAAAAATAGATACACTTTCGGTTTTTACCGTAAAATGGAACGATTCGCTTACTACACCAGAAAGTAGAATTAAAGATAAAACGAAATTAGAAAGCTGGTTAAAACTAAAGTTAAAACTGGATACTTTGGTGGTGAAGCAGAAGTAG
- a CDS encoding mannose-1-phosphate guanylyltransferase encodes MNKNNYAILMAGGVGSRFWPISTKEFPKQFHDMLGTGETLIQKTFNRLAKIIPQENIFILTNEMYNDLVFQQLPQVTKRQVVLEPAMRNTAPCILYASLKIQKENKDAVMIVAPSDHWIEDENAFIQNVEQAFHFCAENDALMTLGIQPTFPNTGFGYIEFDKETKDAIKTVKQFREKPDYKTAKEFIAQGNFLWNAGIFMWSVNSVVNAFKNNQPELFQLFEQGYAVYNTDFEDDFILENYAKAENISVDYAIMEKSENVYVLPATFDWNDLGTWGSLYDKLDKDENNNAVVNARTLTEDASGNMIRTKKDKIVVVDGLQDYIIVDKDEVLLIFPKAKEQDIKKVLQKVKDNFGENYG; translated from the coding sequence ATGAATAAAAATAATTATGCCATATTAATGGCTGGAGGAGTAGGATCAAGATTTTGGCCAATAAGTACCAAAGAATTTCCAAAACAGTTTCACGATATGTTAGGAACTGGAGAAACGCTTATCCAAAAAACATTTAATCGCTTAGCGAAAATAATTCCGCAAGAAAATATATTCATATTAACTAATGAAATGTATAATGATTTGGTGTTTCAGCAATTACCTCAAGTAACCAAACGTCAGGTAGTATTGGAACCAGCAATGCGTAATACAGCTCCTTGTATTTTATATGCTTCCTTAAAAATTCAGAAGGAAAATAAAGATGCAGTTATGATTGTTGCGCCAAGTGACCATTGGATTGAAGATGAGAATGCATTCATACAAAACGTAGAACAAGCTTTTCATTTTTGTGCAGAAAATGATGCCTTAATGACACTTGGTATTCAACCAACATTCCCAAATACAGGATTTGGTTATATTGAGTTTGATAAAGAAACTAAAGATGCCATTAAAACGGTGAAGCAGTTTAGAGAAAAACCAGATTACAAAACAGCTAAAGAGTTTATTGCACAAGGTAATTTTTTATGGAATGCAGGAATTTTTATGTGGAGCGTGAATAGTGTGGTTAATGCTTTTAAAAACAATCAGCCAGAATTATTTCAACTGTTTGAGCAAGGTTATGCGGTTTATAATACCGATTTTGAAGACGATTTTATTCTAGAGAATTACGCTAAAGCGGAAAACATTTCGGTGGATTATGCCATCATGGAAAAATCGGAGAATGTATATGTATTACCAGCAACCTTTGATTGGAATGATCTAGGAACTTGGGGTAGCCTTTATGATAAACTAGATAAAGACGAAAATAACAATGCTGTTGTAAATGCTAGAACACTAACCGAAGATGCTTCTGGAAACATGATACGTACCAAAAAAGATAAAATTGTGGTAGTAGATGGTTTACAGGATTATATAATTGTAGATAAAGACGAAGTTTTGCTTATATTTCCGAAAGCAAAGGAACAGGATATTAAAAAAGTACTCCAAAAGGTAAAAGATAATTTTGGTGAGAATTATGGTTAA
- a CDS encoding SprT-like domain-containing protein, translated as MQKTLQNYIPAQAIPYVLNLLKHDDLVVKVKKERKTRHGDYRKLPNNKHQITINANLNSYRFLITLIHEIAHLEAFTKYGRFIKPHGKEWKQTFQHLMLPVLNPEVFPMELLPLLAKHFKNPKATSDTDTQLALALKQFDEPNDKHYVFQVPLGASFKLYNGKVFTKGQKRVKRIECVEVVSGKMYLFNPNAEVELLN; from the coding sequence ATGCAAAAAACGCTTCAAAACTACATTCCAGCGCAAGCTATACCTTATGTTTTAAATTTATTAAAACATGATGATTTGGTGGTTAAGGTCAAAAAAGAACGCAAAACAAGACATGGTGATTATAGAAAATTACCAAACAATAAACATCAAATAACGATTAATGCAAATCTAAATAGCTACCGATTTCTAATCACATTAATTCATGAAATAGCACATTTAGAAGCTTTTACTAAATATGGTAGGTTTATAAAACCACATGGTAAGGAGTGGAAGCAAACGTTTCAGCATTTAATGCTTCCTGTTTTAAACCCAGAAGTGTTCCCAATGGAATTATTGCCTTTATTAGCGAAACACTTTAAAAATCCAAAAGCCACAAGCGACACAGATACGCAGCTGGCCTTAGCTTTAAAGCAATTCGACGAACCAAATGATAAACACTATGTTTTTCAAGTACCTTTGGGTGCATCCTTTAAGCTTTACAATGGAAAAGTGTTTACTAAAGGACAAAAACGAGTTAAACGTATTGAGTGCGTAGAAGTAGTATCTGGAAAAATGTATCTTTTTAATCCCAATGCTGAAGTAGAATTATTAAATTAG
- the argS gene encoding arginine--tRNA ligase, protein MSLQNTLSKHIKQAVNSIYKVDLETIEFQATRKEFAGDITVVVFPMLRAIKGNPMQIGEAIGNYLVENVEDVKAFNVVKGFLNVEINEGYYVDFFNTIKSDTTFGFVKPAANEKAVMVEYSSPNTNKPLHLGHVRNNLLGYSVAEIIKASGKKVYKTQIINDRGIHICKSMLAWQRFGNNETPESTGLKGDKLVGNYYVKFDQEYKKEIQDLIAKGQTEDEAKKNAPILLEAQQMLIKWEAGDEEVVALWTKMNNWVYDGFNITYKNLGVDFDTLYHESKTYLLGKEFVAEGLKTGVFFAKEDGSVWCDLTEDGLDEKIVLRSDGTAVYMTQDIGTAIQRVKDYPDVGGMVYTVGNEQDYHFQVLFLILKKLGFDWAKNLFHLSYGMVDLPSGKMKSREGTVVDADDLITEMANTAGEISQELGKLESYSTEEKQELYKTIGLGALKYYILKVDPKKRILFDPKSSIDFQGNTGPFIQYTYARIQSILRKANIDASVTLSAAEVSLHEKEKELIKQLQLFPEVIQSAAANHSPALVANYTYDLVKEFNSFYQNVSILGADTANEKVFRVQLAQTVSNTIKNAFGLLGVQVPERM, encoded by the coding sequence ATGAGCCTTCAAAACACGTTATCCAAGCATATAAAACAAGCCGTAAATTCTATTTATAAAGTAGATTTAGAAACGATAGAATTTCAAGCAACTAGAAAAGAGTTTGCTGGAGATATTACGGTTGTGGTTTTTCCTATGCTACGCGCAATAAAAGGGAATCCAATGCAAATAGGGGAAGCTATTGGTAATTACTTAGTGGAAAATGTGGAAGATGTGAAAGCTTTTAATGTGGTTAAAGGTTTTTTAAATGTCGAAATTAATGAAGGCTATTATGTAGATTTTTTCAACACGATTAAAAGCGATACTACTTTTGGTTTTGTAAAACCTGCTGCAAATGAAAAAGCGGTAATGGTAGAATATTCTTCACCTAATACCAATAAACCTTTGCATTTAGGACATGTACGTAATAACTTGTTAGGATATAGTGTTGCCGAAATTATTAAAGCTTCTGGTAAAAAAGTATACAAAACACAGATTATTAATGATCGAGGAATTCATATTTGTAAATCTATGCTGGCTTGGCAACGTTTTGGAAATAACGAAACGCCAGAATCTACAGGATTAAAAGGTGATAAGTTAGTTGGTAATTACTATGTGAAGTTTGACCAGGAATATAAAAAGGAAATACAAGATTTAATAGCCAAAGGGCAAACCGAAGACGAAGCAAAAAAGAATGCTCCAATTTTATTAGAAGCACAACAAATGCTTATTAAATGGGAAGCAGGAGATGAAGAAGTAGTTGCACTTTGGACTAAGATGAACAATTGGGTGTATGACGGATTCAATATTACGTATAAAAATTTAGGAGTAGATTTTGATACCTTATACCACGAAAGTAAAACCTATTTATTAGGAAAAGAATTTGTTGCCGAAGGTTTAAAAACAGGCGTTTTCTTTGCAAAAGAAGATGGTTCTGTTTGGTGTGATTTAACAGAAGATGGTTTAGACGAGAAAATTGTATTGCGTAGTGATGGTACAGCAGTTTATATGACCCAAGACATTGGTACTGCAATACAACGTGTAAAAGATTATCCAGATGTTGGAGGAATGGTATATACCGTTGGTAATGAACAAGATTATCACTTTCAAGTATTGTTTTTAATTCTGAAGAAACTAGGATTCGATTGGGCTAAAAACCTATTTCATTTAAGTTACGGAATGGTAGATTTACCTTCCGGAAAAATGAAAAGTAGAGAAGGAACGGTTGTAGATGCTGATGATTTAATTACAGAAATGGCTAATACTGCTGGCGAAATTTCACAAGAACTTGGGAAACTAGAAAGCTATTCCACCGAAGAAAAGCAAGAACTTTACAAAACCATTGGACTTGGTGCATTAAAATATTATATACTAAAAGTAGATCCTAAAAAGCGTATTTTATTTGATCCTAAAAGTTCTATCGACTTTCAAGGTAACACAGGTCCTTTTATACAATATACCTACGCTAGAATACAATCTATCTTACGTAAAGCGAATATAGATGCATCTGTAACATTGAGTGCCGCAGAAGTGTCTCTACACGAAAAAGAAAAAGAATTAATTAAACAATTACAGCTTTTTCCAGAGGTAATACAAAGCGCAGCAGCAAATCATAGTCCTGCTTTAGTTGCAAATTATACGTATGACTTGGTAAAAGAATTTAACTCTTTTTACCAAAATGTATCTATTCTTGGAGCAGACACAGCAAATGAAAAAGTGTTTAGAGTACAATTAGCGCAAACGGTTTCAAATACTATTAAAAATGCCTTTGGTTTACTAGGAGTGCAAGTTCCAGAACGTATGTAA
- a CDS encoding ATP-binding protein: MRKLITLLFCFSALLGFSQSEELDNLTIQLAFQKPDTTKVNTSLQIIKLLYHTKDYNKALQFIRESEKLSNDLNYDAGIAEITYYKALIFAKKEDYINAIDNYTKSKDLYIALADTLGIAKINNSIGLIEIARGNYDKGLQFSLSAIDVLEKRDLKEELCDAYRNLATAYDKMEAYDQAITFYKKTLDLEQSLGKEEEIIKTNKNLGDLFYVKKEYQKAIYYFNNVLESIDTSDTILRGDVLTKIGSSYLSLNNLDQAKEYITKGLRLNRRINNDHGTLIALNTSGELYLREKKPIVAERLLYEATTLARTLQDEEQLIKNYGLRAKLDSVESNFKLAYIWQRRHFDLKNKVEKRQQQNASAKEIEKKSTIVPIENQVLNSNSNIENQALISKHEEEKKASQKKIDRLNLIFYSLLIALLVVSTFLILIYLKRNNSIKYTKELEDKNKQINIQNEAILDQTKNLEDINKVKDKLFSIVSHDLKDSLTSIKGFIDLLKDGSLSKDEFNHLIPELSENANNASLLLFNLLNWSKSQMQSLESKPSLFDVQEVFLDKLKLIEQKTEKKNITIEDNSLRDFVYADRSMVEIIVQNLLTNAVKFCKSGDTITIQNHISNGQCLISIGDTGVGISKENQDQLFKNNSFTTIGTKNEKGTGLGLTICKELVELNHGKIWVESTEDIGSTFYVQLPKTNPTGGV; this comes from the coding sequence ATGAGGAAACTGATTACTCTTTTATTTTGTTTTAGTGCACTTTTGGGCTTCTCACAATCCGAGGAACTCGACAATCTTACTATTCAACTAGCGTTTCAGAAGCCAGATACTACAAAGGTCAATACGTCTTTACAAATAATTAAGTTATTATACCACACTAAAGATTACAACAAAGCATTACAATTTATTAGAGAGAGTGAAAAATTATCTAATGATTTAAACTATGATGCAGGTATTGCTGAAATCACGTATTACAAAGCGTTAATTTTTGCAAAAAAAGAAGATTATATTAATGCCATTGATAACTACACAAAATCGAAGGACCTTTACATTGCATTAGCAGATACTTTAGGTATTGCAAAAATTAATAATAGCATTGGCTTAATTGAAATAGCAAGAGGCAACTATGATAAAGGCTTACAATTTTCTCTATCTGCAATTGATGTACTTGAAAAACGAGATTTAAAGGAAGAGCTTTGTGATGCTTACAGAAATTTAGCAACGGCTTATGATAAAATGGAGGCTTATGATCAAGCGATCACGTTTTACAAAAAAACACTTGATTTAGAGCAGTCTCTTGGTAAGGAAGAAGAAATTATAAAAACCAATAAAAATCTTGGGGATTTATTTTACGTTAAAAAAGAATATCAAAAAGCCATTTATTATTTCAATAATGTACTAGAAAGTATAGATACCAGTGATACAATATTAAGAGGTGATGTTCTAACAAAAATAGGAAGCTCCTATCTTTCCCTAAACAATTTAGATCAAGCGAAAGAATATATCACAAAAGGCCTACGATTAAATAGAAGAATTAACAATGATCATGGAACTTTAATAGCACTTAATACTTCTGGAGAGTTATATTTAAGAGAAAAGAAACCAATTGTTGCGGAACGTCTACTATATGAAGCTACTACTTTAGCTAGAACTTTACAAGATGAAGAACAGCTAATAAAGAATTATGGCTTAAGAGCTAAATTAGATTCTGTAGAAAGTAATTTTAAGCTAGCTTATATTTGGCAAAGAAGACACTTTGATCTTAAAAATAAAGTGGAGAAGCGACAACAACAAAATGCCTCTGCTAAAGAAATAGAAAAAAAATCGACAATAGTTCCTATTGAAAATCAAGTTTTAAACTCAAATAGTAATATCGAAAACCAAGCATTAATTAGTAAACATGAAGAAGAAAAGAAAGCCAGTCAAAAGAAAATAGACCGGTTAAACCTTATTTTTTATTCGTTATTAATTGCATTACTAGTAGTATCTACTTTTTTAATTTTAATTTACTTAAAAAGAAACAACAGTATTAAATATACTAAAGAATTAGAGGACAAAAACAAACAAATTAATATTCAAAACGAAGCTATTTTAGATCAGACAAAAAATCTAGAAGATATTAATAAAGTAAAGGACAAACTGTTTTCAATAGTTTCTCATGATTTAAAAGACTCCCTTACCTCTATTAAAGGTTTTATCGATTTATTAAAGGATGGTTCATTAAGTAAAGATGAGTTTAATCATTTAATACCAGAACTGAGTGAGAATGCCAATAATGCATCTTTACTTTTATTCAATCTATTAAATTGGTCTAAATCGCAAATGCAATCTTTAGAATCTAAACCAAGCTTGTTTGACGTACAAGAAGTATTTTTAGATAAATTAAAACTAATCGAACAAAAAACGGAAAAGAAAAATATTACGATAGAAGATAACTCTTTACGTGATTTTGTTTATGCCGACAGAAGTATGGTGGAAATTATTGTACAAAACCTACTTACAAATGCTGTAAAATTCTGTAAATCTGGTGACACTATAACCATACAAAACCATATTAGTAATGGACAATGTTTAATTAGTATTGGCGATACAGGAGTTGGTATTTCTAAAGAAAATCAAGACCAGTTATTTAAAAATAATTCTTTTACTACTATAGGTACTAAAAATGAAAAAGGTACAGGTTTAGGTTTAACCATCTGTAAAGAGTTGGTAGAACTTAATCACGGTAAAATCTGGGTAGAAAGCACAGAAGATATTGGTAGTACTTTTTATGTACAGTTACCAAAAACAAATCCTACTGGAGGCGTTTAA
- the ctlX gene encoding citrulline utilization hydrolase CtlX, giving the protein MQQTTNTILMIRPINFRRNEQTAVNNFYQKEADNVLPETENVKAQKEFDAYVEKLRSIGVQVVVISDTEEFDTPDSIFPNNWISFHENGTVGIYPMFAENRRNERREDVLEELEKQGFVIENIVDYTSAEDEGVFLEGTGSLLLDRVNSIAYCALSARADEALFIEFCEDFEYTPVVFSANQTVNGKREAIYHTNVMMCLAETFAVICLDTIDDKKERKNVVKHLQQSGKEVISITEEQVSNFAGNMLQVKGTDDQRFLIMSQAAHDCLTPAQIKTITKHCEIVSSSLDTIESCGGGSARCMMAEVFLPKN; this is encoded by the coding sequence AATACTATATTGATGATTCGTCCTATTAATTTCAGGAGGAATGAGCAAACTGCAGTTAATAATTTCTACCAAAAAGAAGCAGATAATGTATTGCCTGAAACCGAGAATGTTAAAGCGCAAAAAGAGTTTGATGCCTATGTAGAAAAGCTACGTAGTATTGGAGTTCAGGTAGTTGTTATTAGTGATACGGAAGAATTTGACACACCAGATTCTATTTTTCCTAACAATTGGATTTCTTTTCATGAAAATGGAACCGTTGGTATATATCCAATGTTTGCAGAAAATAGAAGAAATGAAAGACGAGAAGATGTTTTAGAGGAATTAGAAAAACAAGGCTTTGTAATTGAAAACATTGTAGATTATACAAGTGCTGAAGACGAAGGTGTTTTTCTGGAAGGAACAGGAAGCTTGCTTTTAGATCGTGTAAATAGTATTGCATATTGCGCTTTATCTGCTCGTGCAGACGAAGCATTGTTTATAGAATTTTGCGAAGATTTTGAATATACTCCAGTAGTCTTTTCGGCAAACCAAACGGTTAATGGTAAACGCGAAGCTATTTATCATACCAATGTAATGATGTGTTTAGCAGAAACTTTTGCTGTAATATGCTTAGATACTATTGATGATAAAAAAGAGCGTAAAAACGTTGTTAAACATTTACAACAAAGTGGTAAAGAGGTTATTTCAATAACCGAAGAGCAAGTCAGTAATTTTGCTGGTAATATGCTACAAGTAAAAGGGACAGACGATCAACGCTTTTTAATTATGAGTCAAGCAGCTCATGATTGTTTAACTCCTGCACAAATTAAGACAATTACAAAACATTGCGAAATTGTTAGTAGTAGTTTAGATACTATTGAATCTTGTGGTGGCGGAAGCGCACGCTGTATGATGGCTGAAGTATTTTTGCCTAAAAATTAA